In Dryobates pubescens isolate bDryPub1 chromosome 16, bDryPub1.pri, whole genome shotgun sequence, the sequence GCCAGTTGATCCTCTCATTTCCATTTTCACAGATCACTCTGATGTGTTTCCAAAGTGCTCATCTTGCATGGGATGCAGAAAGATGCAGGCAGCCAAACCAAGACCCCTTCCACCCCATACCCATTTCTCTATTAACCTGGAGGTGCCTGATGGTGCAGGGTCTTCTGAGCATGCTAGAAAGCTACTTATGTTTGGACTGAAGCATGAAAAGAggatttttgtttctctgtgtggCTAATAAATGCTGtgtctctttctccctttcactCTGCCCCTTATGGAGTTGTGCTGAACATGGTAAATCCCTCCTGAACATCCTTATCCTTCAGCCACCCATTGAGAACCCTTCCCTGGCCCCAGTCCTTGAAGCCTTTGAATGGTCTCAGGTCTGTGAGTCAGGGTTGGGCTTTCTTTGTGCAAAACCCCATGAACTTCAGGCCTTGTTAGATATCTCTGGTGAGATAAAGGCATTTCATGTTCCATGCCTGCATGACAGAAATGACAATACTTGGCTGTGCTCATTGTATGAATCTTTAATTGCTGGGTACAGTTTGGATTCACCTCCATGCTGTAGCACTTAGCACAGACCATGCCAACCTTCTCTTCACCCCTTCCCACCTTCTCCTTGCTGCCTGGGTGACTCTTCCCTAGAACAAGCCATTGGGGTGTTTCCACGAGTCAGGGCAGCTGCACTTGCTGTCCAGGTACAAATCCAACTTGCTTCTCACAATGCTGCTGCAGTTCTGCTTGTGACTGACCCATTTCAAGAACTCTTCCAGGCTCTCTTTAAACCGTAAGAAGCTTGTTTCTGCCAGCTCAAAGCAATTTTCATCAGTGGATGGAGGTTtctaaaggaaaagagaagatacTGATGCATGACTTACAGAGGGATTCCACCCCAGTGCTGCACATTCCCTGTAGCTTCCCCAGCTCACTGGGGCGGAGGATGAGGCCAGCCAACTGCCCTTCACCAGCACCAAACCTTTTCACACAATTCCTACAGATCATAAGTcaccaaatcccagcatggtgggtgttggaaggcacctctgaagatcatctggtcaAACATCTCAGCTAAATCAgggtcacctgcagcagcttgcccaggatcagtgtccaggtgggtttggaagctctccagagaaggagactccacaacctctctgggcagcctgctccagggctccagcaccctcacaccatagaattttctcctcctgttcagatggagcctcctgggttctagttgGTGCTCCAtgccctttatctcttgctgagcattgatcagattcccctttcaggctgctcttctccaggcccccaggtccctcagcctttcacagaatcatagaatggtctgagttgcaagggacctccaaaggtcatctagtccaaccccctctgcagtaagcaggggggGTCCTCAACTACAGCAGATGCTGTACTACTCACAGATGCTCCAGTTACCTTAGCCCCTTCGTGGCCCTAAGAATGAAGGTGCACAcattggtgcagcccaggagctgcagcagcagcacccagctggagaTGTGCCCATGGCTTTCCAGCTCCTGGGTTGCTTAGCATGCATCTGAGTGAGCTACCAGGAGTTTGAACAGCATCACCCAATGTAAAGATCCTGGATGAATGGATAGCTACAAGAAAATACTTGAAACACATAGACATGGTAGAAGCCTACCTTCAAACCAGGACAGTTTTGCTCTAGCTTTTCCATATCTTTTTCAACTTGCTTCATACACCTGTGCATGGGGATCCTCTTCAGTTCATGAATGAATTTTTCAGTGTTGTAATGTGCACAGTTTTCTTTCtaggtgggagggggaaaaaagggtagAACAAATAGTTTTCTACTTTGCAACAGAAAGCTTTTATTTCTTGAAGGaccctgtcactggacaccactgacaagagtctggccccggcctcttgctccccacccttCTGCTGTTTCTGAGCGTTGCACAcacccctctggggctgctcttctgcaggctcaacagccccagggctctcagcctgtcctcctcatAGGACAGAtgcccttcagcatcttcctagcatctgctggactctctccagtaattccctgtctctcttggactggggagcccaaaagtgGACCCAGTCCTCCatctgtggcctcactagggcagcagagatgaggagaacctcctgtgacctgctggccacactcttctgaatgcactccaggagacccttggccttcttggcctgagggcacattgctggctcatggtgaacctGTTGTCCACatgactcccaggtccttctgcacagagctgctttccagcaggtcagccctcaCCTGTACAGGCACAggaggttattcctccccaggtgcaggaccctgccctcaTTCCTCTTCTAGCTGTGCCTTGCCCCTGTCTGCTAATTAAGAAGAATTCCTTTAATCTGCTGCGTTTTGCTTTCTGGAGCCTGCACCATGTCCCTCACACACAATCTGCTATCAGTCCACACAAGATGGAAAACTGCTCAAGGTTTACTGGCTGTGAATTGGAGTTGCTCTGCTTGACAGGACAGATGGAGTGTGGCATGGCCTTTGGGTCATCCTGCTGGTGCTTGGAAGCTTCCTGGGCTGAACTGCTGTTGTGCAGCAGATGTTGGTTTTCAAGAGAGCCctgttctctctctgctttcctgcaggtCACCCCAGCAATGCATTGATAAGAACTGATAAATGCTGGGCTTGTGCCATGCTATTTATCTCTGTTAGCAGTCAGCTTGTGTTATTAGGCACATTGATGGAATCTTGAAAACCTGACCTTGTGTCAGCATTTGGGGACAGCAAGAGGAGCCCAAGTGGGCAGAAAGGGGGTGAAGCCCTGGCTCCCCAGCTGGCAGTCCCACCTCAGCCTGTGTTCTACATCCTGCCTTttggtgtcctcagccctgcaaTACCAGAGGCTGCACTTCAAGTTCCCTTTGGAGACTGACAGCAATGGGACAGGAAACAAGAGCTTCTTACCTTGATGTGAAGAGGTCTGAGGAACCGCTCCTGAAAACAACAGAGATCTGTTAGCTGAGCAGTGCAAACTGTctcagaaagcaaagctgggGTTGGGGGAAAGCAGAAAATGATTTACTTTGATGgtctctctctcagcttcaagTAAGCAAAGCATTTCATGGATGATGCTCtcgctctgcagagctgccttcagAGGGAGAAAGTAGCTGGATGCCCAAGAGGTGAAGAGTAGAAAACCCAAGTGGAGGTACATTTTGGAGGTGTGATGTCTGGGAGCTCGATCCTTGTATCTGAATTCGGGCTTGACTCTcttggcaggggctgagctcccTTATATAGAGCAGCTGGGTGAGTGCAGGATGTGATTGGTATCTTATCGCCTTCATAAATCACTAAAAtagggaaagaaaacagcacaTGCAGCTGAAGTAGCAGTGTGTCTGATGTGAGAAACAGCTATGATTAATGATCTGGCAAACTTcctgaagtctccagagaaatgtGTCAACACAAGCAAGAGCAGTGTGGAAGGGCACTAATGATGGACAAGGTGCTGGAAaaggacacattcaagtgcaaagtgcacagcagctccatgcaatgctccaggcctggggcagagtggctgggaagctgcccagcagaaagggacctcagggtgttggttgatagctGTAAGCAATgtgtgccaagaaggccaccagcctCCTGGccactgtgaccagcaggagtagggtgGAGATCATCCCTCtgttgctcagcactggtgaggccacacctcaaatactgggttcagttttgggccactcactccaagggcattgaggtgctggagaaagtccagagaaaagcaatgaagctgtggaagggtctggagaacagggcagttgagggaactggggttgttcagcctggagaaaaggaggctgagaagagacctcATTCCTCCCTTCAACTCCCTGAATTGAGACTGGAGTGAGATGGGggtcagtcttttctcccaagtaacaagtgataggagaagatgaaacagccccaagctgtgccaggggaggtttaggttggtgattaggaacagtttctttgctgcaagagtggtcaggcattggaacaggctgcccagggaggtgatggagtccccatccctggaggtgttcaagaaatgtgtggccatggcacttggggacatagtttcatggccatggtggtgttgggttgttgggctgacagctggacttgatgatcttaggggtctcttccaaccaaaatgattctgtgatttatatcTGAGAAGATTAGTAACACAGCCCTAAAGCTAATGATTTTCAGATAAGATTACATCCAATGTTAATGTAAATTATTGCAGTTTAAAGATTTCAGCACCTCTGAAGCTAATATCAGGTGAAGAATGAGCCTCTAGGACCTAATCCATCATCCTCACCTCTACAGCATGATGTGGGCAGGCATGATGGGAGCAGATGGGTGCTCAGCcatccagagcagccctgctttgTTGTGGAAGAAGCTttctttgggctggaaaggacacAAAAGGCTGTTTGTCCATGTCATCAGTAAGTGTGAGGGCTGGATCTTCTCCTGAGGTGGCTAATTGCTGTGacagcctgtgcagagctccagtttcagctggcagctgccccttCCTGAGAATTAGGGTTTGCTTGGTTAATGACACTCTGGCCCTCAGGTAACACTTCTCAAAGACAATGAGAGGCTTTGTGTCATGTGTGTGCAGAACAGAAGGACTgagggcctgaaattgtgccaggggaggtttaggttggatattaggacaaACTTCTGTGTGGTCTGAGGTTCTAATAAGCAGATCCACGCTGCTCTATAGGCTGTACCATCATCTAAGCCATCAGGCACATCCCAACACCTACTCAAGCTATGGACTGAATGGTTTTCATACCATTTGGGCCAGCTTGGCTCCTTTTAATACCCACCAGGAAAATGTACTCTGCCTTAATGtcaaagagctgctggagagaagcagcaagatGTTATCAGGAGGCCAAAGGTCTCGGAGagcagcttggtgctgtgggttagttgcttgggcggtgttggattggttgatgggttggacgcgatgatcttgaaggtctcttccaacctggtttattctatgtattctaagatgCCTTTCTCAGTAGGTCTAGCTAGGGTGCTGCAGGTGAATCTGATGCACACAAACCCTTTTCAAAGTGTGTCCAGAAAACAACAAGTCTGAACCCTTTCTGTGACACTTCTGAGCTCTTTGAGTAATACTGAGAAAAGTTGGTTAGAATCATGAGTGAGTAGCAAACTGGCAgcctttcccctcccagctcctctggcttATGCCGTGGCACAGGCAAGAGCTGCCACCTAGAGAACAGCCACTGCTAGCTGCAGGCTGAGATggattttctcttttatttggaGCAGAAGCTCTTGCCAAACctcagtggtgctgagtgagctgCCTGCTTTGTGATGTACTGCAGCCCAAGACCCCGagatgctgcctggggagacGCCCCAGTTTACAGTGATAGCAGTTTAATTTGCACTTTAACAAGTGATGGGGAAGGTAGAGTCTGGAGGTACATGCATCTGCTGTTCCCCAGGCACCTGGAAGCGATGGTGGTGGGTTCAGCCTGCTCCAATTGAACCATTTTCCAACATTACTTCTCCACAGCACCTCCCCATAGTCCAGTCCCATTGCTCTATTGCCTCTCCAAAAaggctgtcaagccctggccctggctgcccagggcagtggtggagttcccattcCCTGAGAGGTTTCCCatccatggagctgtggtgcagagggccatggtttagtggtgacctggcagtgctgggttaacagttggtgatcttaaaggtctctcccaaccaaagcaattctactGTTTTGTCTTCCTCTCAGAAGATTTATGCTGACAAATGTAGAACTTGCTTTGGGAGCAAGCTGAGCCTTTTCCCAAGCTTTCCCCTCACACCCCACAGGACCATGGCCCATTTCCTAGCAGTGTTACCCACCCTGGAAGATTGTGACTGCTCCTTCCCCTTGCACACAAGGGCAGCCTCAGATGCAGTATGTTGGGCTTGATCCAGcttccagcctcttttcagcaGGCTGTGTGCCAGCCTAGGGGAGATGAGCTCGagtgtagaatcacagagtggtttgagtgggaagggacctttaaaggtcatctagtccaaccactctgcaatcagcagggacatcagcaaCTAGAGATGGTTGTTCAGAGCTCTGTCCAGgttctcccacctctctgggagaCCTGTGGGCCACATCCAGAGGTTACCCTCTGTGgtggttgaaatttcccccccaacattaactttgccagaccagctcaggtggaagcaaatgcaagctgtattcataagcaaaactacaatccacaatggaatgcaatgaatatgtacaaaatatacaggtgggaaatatttcttccctctctccaggctaaatctccatctttcagttcaaaccatcaccctccatcctgtcacaacaggccctgctaaaaaaagtctgtccccagctttctggtcaGCCCTTGATGGACTAGAAGGCCAccataaggtcttcctggagccttctcttctccaggctgaacaagcccaactctctcagcctggcctcacagcagagggcttccagccctgccagcattgctgtggcctcctctggccctgctccaacaggtccctgtctttCTTATGTAGCATCTTGGGTCTTTCAAGTGATGGTGTGGGCATCATCCTGAAGTGCAGATATACTTGGTGtccccttcctctgctctctcACCTGCTTAAAGGATGAGCCACCAAAGATGTTGAACCTTTTCTGTGTGCTCTGCATTGCTGTGGGTGTTGGATAAAGCTTTATTTTTGACTGTGTGGGGGAGGCAGGTTGGTGATGGCTGAACCTactgttgggttggggttttcctGTTCATACAATGTCTCTGTGtgccttcccccacctccaggAAACTCCTTTGCAGGTACCATTAAAATTATTATCAAGGCTAAGAACATGTTTGAAGAATTAAGTAATCCCTGCAGATTTCAGCATGGATTTCCCTGCCTGGTCCACCCACCCTTCCCTGCAGGCACTGTGGTGTCTGGGGGATCCCAGAGGCACACCATGGCTTGCACAagcactgctctctgctcagctctccctgaaTTGAGGGAATTTTTACTTCCATGTGCTCAGTGATGCTTGCAAATGTAGATAAAGATGACAGGCTTGGCTAGGATTGCTTCCTAAAGGTGGGATTCCAGTGGGAGAATCCCCTTGGAAGGGAAGGTGTGTGCCCTATGAGTCTGATGGTCGGTGGAGACATCTAGCACTGTTTCTCCATCTCCAAAGAGGGTTTTATGGCTGTTTGCTAAATGTTTGATTTCTTCTGTATGGGTGGATCTTCCTGAAATGCAGAATGTCCAGCcaggtgggaaaggggagatgctgcagggaggtgtttgTCATAAAGTGAAAGGTAGGAAACAAAATCCTCCCTCACTATCTGAGGGCAAGTCTTACTCAAATCTGAAAACACAAGAGGTCTTAGGAGGTCCTGGACCTCCTATGGTGATCCCCTACACAGAGGTACCAATCATCTGTAGACTATATAATAAACTGATACCTTTCTGAATAGAAACCCCTCCTGAAACTGTTAAAACCTCACCAGCTGAAAACCCTGACTGGACCAAACTAAGCTTTTttagatcttctcaatgctaaagggtggggggcaagaggatggggccagactgctctcagtgatgcccagtgacagggcaaggggcacaaactggaactcaggaggttccatctgatgAGGAGGAAATACTTgtctggtgtgagggtgctggagccctggagcaggctgcccagagaagctgtggagcctccttctctagggagattccaaaccctcctggacactgtggtcttgagcaagctgctgtgggtgagccTGATTCAGCAGGGTGTTTGGAATGGATGATTTCcagtggtgccttccaactcctCCCGTGccgagattctgtgattccttgaaCCCCCATAAACCACCACCAAATAATAAGAGAAGCATAGCAGTTACACCTTTGTGCAAGAGATTTATTGTGCAGATTCCATTAGAGTTTGGTTACCTCTCCTAGAGTTCTTTTAAGCATAATGTAAAGGGTGAGAGCTGCCTCCTTTGATGAGACTCTCCTTTGAAAATGCCCCAAACCTCCCACAGAGATGTGGAAATGCTCTGCAAGCTCACAGAATAGGGTTACAGAACCAttgaggaaggaaaagacctttaagatcagtaggtccaaccttccacccaacacctccatgaccactggAGCATGCCCCATCTACTCACTTTTAAAACACCTTCAGAGGAGGaagcctcagctgcaggaaCGAAGTGGTGACGTTGCCAGAATGCAACATTAAGATCTATGAAATGAaggcttggtttggttgggaaGAAAAGGCACAtggagggcagattcagactggagattaggatgaaattctttacagtgatggcagtgagacactggaacaggttgcccagggaggctgtagataaaccctccctgcaggtgctcaagGTCAGGAtggatgagcaacctgctctagtggaaggtgtccctgcccaaggcaggggggttggaactagatgatctttaaggtcctttccaacataaACCATTCTATTCACCAGGTTCTTAGTcaccaggctttgctcaggcctTTTGTCCCCACCGGCAGGGCTGAGTGAAAGTCATCTTCACCTTCATTCTCTCAGTGGGTGTGAGTATTGCTTTCCATTTGcatgcagcctctctggggcttGCTGAggtctttttttggtgtgtctTAATAATTGAAGACCACAAAGGTTCTGTGGTTTCCTAAGCTCTGACATTTTTGAGAGCCACTGTCGGTCGTGCTTGGTGGTGGCTCAGCGGAGGCAAAGCCAACAGCTGTCCTGTGGGCTGCATCCCAGGCTTCAGGCTGGTCCTGAGGGCTGAGAAAGTGCTGGGTGACAATGATggtccctgtccccatcttgCAGGGTGGCTTGGTCCCAGCTTTCAGAGCACTCTGGTGATGCAGAgccaagccctggggctgtggcttgGGCTAGTgtggttagagagagagagagagagtgagagcaACCCCCAGGCTGGATCCACAGAAGTGCTCCTCGCACCCCAGTAAAGAGCAGGTTCCTAAAGTAGACAATTCTTGCATTTCTTcattgtaaaaataaataactggAAGTTTCTACaaataaatagaataaataaatatgaataGATCTATGAATAAATAACAGCTCCCAACAGCCTTGCTCAATGGAGTAAGGATACACTAATGAGGGGGGTGCAAAGCCCAGGTCTCCTGGCAGGCTGGACTCAGGGATGCTTCAAACTTCTTTGAAGAACTACTTTGTCTCATCTGAGAGGACATAGTGATTCAGGAACCTCAGGAGATATTCCAAATTGCTTAAAAAGTCTTCCTCTTCCACTGGCTCCCAGTCCTGCTCCttgggggaagagaggagaagttAGAAGAACAGAATCCAGATACACAAGTCACATTCCATTCCCTGGCTGTAGGTTTTTGTCTTAATTTTAAGACCATGAAGGCTGTCAGGAAGGTGATAGGGTGGGACAGCAAGTTTCACCTAATTCAGCCAACCCACAGTGAGAGCAGCTTCTGCCCCTGAGGTTAGGCAGTATTGGGGTCTCccagtccctgcctgccccagggtaCCTCCACCAAATGATGGACTTTCTCTTGGCAAGGAGACATTGGGAAGAGGTGAGCAGAGCAAGTGAGTCACCAGGACCGTGTCCAAACTGCTGGAGGGAAACTGCTGAGTTGGGAACTTCATCTCAATACAACCAGGCCAAACCCCATGGTGTcctttctcacagaatcatagaattgggttggttggaaaagacctccaagatcaagcccaacctctagcctaagaccaccatggccattaaaccatgtccccaagtgccatatccacactttcttgaacacctccagggatggtgactccatcacctccctgggcagcctgttccaatgcctgaccactctttctgtaaagaattctTTCCTAATCTCCACCCTAAGCCTCTCCTGCTTCTTTATGGTCATCTAAAGAACGAGCAGAGTCCAGGCCAAACGTACCAGCCACCCAAGGCATGACTTCCCAGCATCCTGGATTTTCTTCAGCTTCTGGGCTATTagtctctcctccagcctcgctctgctgcttttcaaggCTTTAATAAATTCTTCCAGATAGGTGGTCACAGTCCCTCCTGCCTCCATCACGTTGTTCTGGAATAACAAAGCTCAGTCATctctctcctgcctgtgctgcgttgcacaatcacagagtggtaggtgctggaggggacctctggaatTCAGAGTCAAACCCAcatgccagggcaggttcacctagagaaagtcacacagaaacacacctAGGTGTGTTTTGAATCTCTTCAGAGGTGGAGGTtccaacacctctctgggcaatctgtgccagtgttctgtcaccctcaaagcaaTTCCTCCTTGGGTTCAGACAGAACTTCTTAGGTTCCAATTTGTGCCCAATACCCCCTGTATCACGTGGCATCCTCTCACTTGATACCACTGAATAAAGGCTGgtcccatcttcctgacacccacccttagtattgatcagcattgatgagatccccctcagctttctcttctccagactaaaaagccccaattctctcagcctttcctcacaagagagatgttccacttccctcagcatcctcacagctctttgCTGTATCCTTTGCAGCaagtccctgcccttcttggattggggagcccagaactggacacagtattccagatgtggcctcagcagggcagagtagaagggcaggagaacctccctcaacctgttggCCTCTCTCTTCTTTATGTACCCCAGGTTTCATCAACACAATTCCAGTGCCAGCTACACAAATTGTCTTGTGCATAATCTGAAGCCAGTATTTCGTAGCACCTTTGGGCACAAACCCTGCACCCCAGTGCTTGCTTTCTGCTGAAGGCTGATGTTACTTTCACATGCTGCAGACCAAGACTACAGATGTGAAACTGGGCAGGATCAGGCATCTTTTGGTTTTTAGTTGCCTCCTTAGGTGCACTAGGGCACAGGAAGGGTGAGGAGCACCTCCAAATTGCTACCTGCTCTTTGCTTCTCCTCAGCTTCCCCTGTTAATGGCTATGCTGCTGCCATTGGTCCCAAACACCACAGGTATTCACAGGAAATGCAGGGGGGACAGCCTGGCCCCCTCTTGCTGATGGTAAGAAGGT encodes:
- the LOC128897975 gene encoding uncharacterized protein LOC128897975; the protein is MEAGGTVTTYLEEFIKALKSSRARLEERLIAQKLKKIQDAGKSCLGWLEQDWEPVEEEDFLSNLEYLLRFLNHYVLSDETNYFLPLKAALQSESIIHEMLCLLEAERETIKERFLRPLHIKKENCAHYNTEKFIHELKRIPMHRCMKQVEKDMEKLEQNCPGLKKPPSTDENCFELAETSFLRFKESLEEFLKWVSHKQNCSSIVRSKLDLYLDSKCSCPDSWKHPNGLF